A window of Argopecten irradians isolate NY chromosome 1, Ai_NY, whole genome shotgun sequence contains these coding sequences:
- the LOC138310309 gene encoding uncharacterized protein produces the protein MEYNECTLQVGADKFKVSTEIVLKIFGAKIDLFLDVTSGTDRKYVIRRPKDTTMALIEYCYTGELHIPQSVCKGTFLTELKFWGLNHKLLESCCYHKLCSFVNDQKMLEGFERMHQRPENNIAEKDNSVKRRIWAIVNCDGKSKYSKAYFYVSTTFVLLMIGILALSSMKDAQDIGEPAAETMVEGNGHNATSASPTNDSLAFNDQPETESRPMVTNSPNVTTGIRDPPVVYPSFLLDADCGTCRTCNATTPGNDLNDEFKVEHTNVLLQFSECASFMLIQESEPRPAPGVEDSSQNYFYPPLIIHIRCDPCRSCNATIPTPKIKIKLKVEHTDIIMNVSKCASVVTIQRTPIKIELAGAEKQDSEDVTTLDPDHTEYNNSSYLNQTYRSNEMESSTRSLNVKPIIHGIGNFTAIDIPERSNLSVGNFTSKITFLEHFHTPVINSQEKLLIVSSSQNVSNISLIESVVCYYLEHVINSFFTMEFVLRLITCPDKKEFFRGILNWLDLLLLLGSFGRVLLELRSELRKVMAFLYDFLLYLQMFRVFRLFRTIENIRAFKVLRYSLVTGIKDIFVLVMYVMVTMCIFSNFIYFVENKSDFPSIPAAWWWSIVTMTTVGYGDMVPKTALGKLIGCICALSGVVLFSLIIPVFVTTFLTAYEYANGSPADEPREGDNNTIVSVSLNDTKPLTHGCHEKETGCLYNIEVQCEGHSENINNSGGNPKRKYEETTLETTAI, from the exons ATGGAATACAATGAGTGCACTCTCCAAGTTGGAGCAGATAAGTTTAAAGTTTCTACGGAAATTGTTCTCAAAATTTTTGGAGCAAAGATTGACTTGTTCCTTGACGTAACATCCGGAACAGACAGGAAATACGTCATAAGACGACCGAAAGACACGACGATGGCCTTGATAGAATACTGTTATACCGGGGAGCTACATATTCCCCAAAGTGTCTGTAAGGGCACGTTTCTAACAGAACTTAAGTTCTGGGGGCTGAACCACAAATTACTGGAATCCTGCTGTTATCATAAGCTCTGTTCTTTCGTCAACGATCAGAAAATGCTCGAAGGATTCGAAAGAATGCATCAAAGACCAGAAAACAACATTGCAGAAAAGGATAACAGCGTCAAAAGGCGAATTTGGGCCATTGTGAATTGCGATGGAAAGTCAAAATATTCAAAG GCATACTTTTATGTGTCGACAACGTTTGTGCTATTGATGATAGGCATTCTTGCTCTTTCAAGCATGAAGGATGCACAGGACATCGGTGAACCAGCTGCCGAGACCATGGTAGAGGGTAACGGACATAATGCTACCTCTGCATCACCTACCAACGATTCCCTAGCCTTCAATGATCAACCAGAGACAGAAAGTCGACCCATGGTTACAAACAGTCCCAATGTGACAACTGGTATCAGAGACCCACCTGTTGTCTATCCGTCATTTCTTCTGGACGCCGACTGTGGTACATGTAGGACTTGCAACGCCACCACCCCGGGAAATGATTTGAATGATGAATTTAAAGTTGAACATACaaacgttttactgcaattttcaGAATGTGCTTCGTTTATGTTAATACAAGAAAGTGAACCTAGACCAGCACCAGGTGTCGAAGACTCATCTCAAAATTACTTCTATCCTCCACTTATCATACATATTAGGTGTGATCCGTGCAGGTCGTGCAACGCCACAATTCCGAcaccaaaaattaaaattaaattaaaagttgAACACACAGATATCATTATGAATGTCTCCAAGTGTGCTTCGGTAGTCACAATACAGCGAACCCCGATTAAAATAGAACTAGCAGGTGCTGAGAAACAAGACAGTGAAGACGTGACCACCTTAGATCCTGATCATACAGAATATAACAATAGTAGTTACCTTAATCAAACATATCGTTCAAATGAAATGGAATCTTCGACGAGATCCCTCAACGTTAAGCCAATCATCCATGGCATTGGTAATTTCACTGCTATAGATATCCCTGAGAGAAGTAATCTTAGTGTTGGCAATTTCACTTCGAAAATAACGTTTTTGGAACACTTCCATACTCCTGTCATTAATTCTCAGGAAAAGCTGCTCATTGTATCGTCATCACAGAATGTAAGCAACATCAGCCTTATAGAGAGTGTTGTTTGTTATTACTTAGAACACGTCATAAATTCTTTTTTCACGATGGAATTTGTCCTCAGACTTATAACATGTCCAGATAAAAAGGAGTTTTTCCGCGGGATCTTGAACTGGTTAGACCTTCTCCTTCTTCTCGGCAGTTTCGGAAGAGTTTTGTTGGAATTACGGAGTGAACTGAGGAAAGTAATGGCATTTTTGTACGACTTTCTGCTATATTTACAAATGTTCCGCGTATTTCGCCTATTCCGAACAATAGAAAACATCAGAGCCTTTAAGGTCCTGCGTTACTCTCTCGTTACCGGGATTAAAGACATTTTCGTCCTTGTTATGTATGTCATGGTGACCATGTGTATTTTCTCCAACTTCATCTACTTTGTCGAGAATAAATCCGATTTTCCCAGCATTCCCGCGGCGTGGTGGTGGAGtattgttaccatgacaacggTAGGATACGGGGATATGGTGCCGAAGACAGCATTAGGAAAGCTGATTGGCTGTATCTGTGCTCTGTCGGGCGTTGTCCTATTTTCTCTCATCATACCGGTATTTGTCACCACATTTCTCACCGCCTATGAATACGCGAACGGATCGCCGGCCGACGAGCCTAGGGAAGGTGACAACAATACAATTGTTTCTGTGAGCCTCAATGATACTAAACCTTTGACCCACGGTTGCCATGAAAAGGAAACGGGTTGCTTGTATAACATCGAAGTTCAATGTGAAGGTCATTCTGAAAACATCAACAATTCCGGTGGTAATCCTAAACGGAAGTATGAGGAGACTACTCTCGAGACTACAGCCATCTAA
- the LOC138324265 gene encoding uncharacterized protein, with translation MECKECILQVGTDQFVVSMETVFKTFGSKIEMFLDATSEKNTKYVIRRPKDSTMALIQYCYTGKLHIPQSVCRGEFLTELQFWGLKHGLLESCCYHKLCSYLNDQKKLEGFEKMQAKSENRKTGRILGMKECIWGIVDCDRKSKYSKVYFYVSTCMVLLLIAVLALTSMNQAQDNNPLNTTSPIRTTTETSTSSSGSPSTSGSNNYRLPCPKKSDCMTRTTPTPQVVTYTPMSIKVNCVSCSLFTSSLSPSRKAIENKVQNTEVQLYIPKCCRAIVKMPMARPPKAIRVDAPISDQDYQNNGTSDNTSKGANQFPIAASNGSTGVVQNVANNKKIKIGNLTDPRTKSFGTNIMTMYQITKNKLSSFTSTLRQTNVAGQEFIVYHSIEDIITVFFTLEFVIRILTCPNKKEFFSRLLNWLDLVLLFGSFGRILLENWRHLLEDSIVVYDLLLYLQMFRVFRLLRTIENIRAFKVLRYSLVTGMKDIGVLVMYVLVTMCIFSNFIYFVENKSDFPSIPAAWWWSIVTMTTVGYGDMVPKTVLGKLIGCICALSGVVLFSLIIPVFVSTFLTAYEYANGSPDDDHIKSESARITPLEESPDKNVKTWHCPKVLFSKHQEQGSACRVFVKPQLPPY, from the exons atgGAATGTAAAGAGTGCATTCTTCAGGTAGGAACTGATCAATTCGTAGTTTCCATGGAAACTGTTTTCAAAACATTCGGATCAAAGATTGAGATGTTTCTTGACGCGACGTCAGAGAAAAACACAAAATACGTCATAAGGAGACCAAAGGACTCGACCATGGCCCTTATTCAATACTGCTATACGGGAAAGCTACACATCCCACAAAGTGTATGTAGGGGTGAGTTCCTGACAGAACTTCAGTTCTGGGGGCTGAAGCACGGATTGCTGGAATCATGTTGTTATCACAAACTCTGTTCTTATTTGAACGACCAGAAAAAGCTGGAAGGGTTCGAAAAAATGCAAGCGAAATCAGAAAACAGAAAAACTGGACGAATTCTTGGTATGAAGGAATGCATTTGGGGCATTGTTGACTGTGATcgaaaatcaaaatattcaaag GTGTATTTCTATGTGTCGACCTGCATGGTCCTGTTACTGATAGCTGTCTTGGCCCTGACCAGTATGAACCAAGCACAGGATAACAACCCATTGAATACCACATCACCCATTAGAACCACAACCGAGACTTCAACTTCAAGCTCTGGTTCGCCTTCGACATCGGGATCGAACAACTACCGCTTACCATGTCCGAAAAAAAGTGACTGCATGACCAGGACAACACCGACACCCCAGGTAGTGACTTATACACCAATGTCTATCAAGGTAAATTGCGTATCATGCAGTTTATTTACAAGCAGTCTGTCCCCATCTAGAAAAGCAATCGAGAATAAAGTCCAAAATACAGAGGTACAACTATACATCCCGAAGTGTTGTCGGGCGATTGTGAAAATGCCAATGGCGAGACCACCAAAAGCCATACGTGTAGATGCCCCGATTTCCGACCAGGACTATCAGAATAATGGAACCTCTGACAACACCAGCAAAGGGGCAAATCAATTCCCAATAGCAGCCTCAAATGGTAGTACAGGTGTTGTTCAAAATGTGGCAAAtaacaaaaagataaaaataggGAACTTAACAGATCCCCGTACCAAAAGTTTCGGGACGAACATAATGACTATGTATCAGATTACAAAGAACAAACTGTCCTCATTCACATCAACATTACGACAAACAAACGTAGCTGGTCAAGAATTCATAGTATACCATTCCATAGAAGACATCATCACGGTGTTCTTTACACTCGAATTCGTCATAAGGATCCTGACCTGTCCAAACAAAAAGGAGTTCTTCAGCAGACTTTTGAACTGGTTAGATCTCGTTCTGCTTTTTGGCAGTTTTGGGAGAATTCTTTTAGAAAATTGGAGACATCTCTTAGAAGATTCGATTGTTGTGTACGACCTACTCCTTTATTTACAAATGTTCCGCGTGTTTCGTCTTTTACGGACAATAGAAAATATCAGAGCCTTTAAGGTCCTACGTTACTCTCTTGTCACTGGAATGAAGGACATAGGCGTCCTCGTTATGTACGTATTGGTAACAATGTGCATTTTCTCCAACTTTATCtactttgttgaaaacaagtcCGATTTTCCCAGCATTCCCGCGGCCTGGTGGTGGAGTATTGTTACCATGACGACCGTAGGATACGGGGATATGGTGCCAAAGACAGTGTTAGGAAAGCTGATTGGCTGTATCTGTGCTCTGTCAGGTGTTGTCCTATTTTCTCTTATCATACCGGTCTTTGTCAGTACATTTCTCACTGCCTATGAATACGCGAATGGGTCACCAGATGATGATCATATAAAGAGCGAATCAGCACGCATCACACCCCTTGAAGAAAGCCCagacaaaaatgttaaaacgtGGCACTGCCCGAAGGTTTTATTTTCCAAACACCAGGAACAGGGGTCTGCTTGTCGTGTGTTTGTAAAACCACAGCTTCCTCCGTATTAG
- the LOC138324275 gene encoding glucose dehydrogenase [FAD, quinone]-like isoform X2: MTADDFRRTLVWWLVLGILAGVVAVVYVTSVSSFHSIIERTNSSYDFVIVGAGTAGSVLASRLTEDSNVKVLLLEAGGEETRDPNLHVPLLSSLQKNPDFEWMYYTVPQKYVAMGMNDRTLRIQRGRALGGTSILNNMLYLRGGRRRYEEWENDGCKGWGFKEVIPYFLKSEDNEAEQFKPSAYHAARGPLMVTPVSSPHPTLDDAFRQAANQLGYKDMDCNGKESIGYCQVQATTKKGVRMSTSNAFLRPALSRPNLHVAPFAHVTKVLISNGKAVGVEFLRNGRREIAGATQEVILSAGPVATPQILILSGVGPEDMLSDLKVTPQSVLPVGENLYDGLMVPFRVYINESYTITPARSTSVISRMKYKVSGAGYLPMPSGIFGHVLASTEEGGELPDIAISGMATLPEAWEGLDWNLKESILNDLSENKDNYQEGIMLMVQLLTPASIGRITLKSTNPFEHPTIDPHYLEDPADMKALVKGMKLAFKLSRTKAFKRLEPKLPKRVLTKCAKHKSYTDQYYECLIRYLAISSETVGGTCKMGDISDNSTVVDPQLRVKGVNQLRVVDASILPTPLSGATYAPVVMVAEKAADIIKKTYQKRHKRRPS, translated from the exons GAGGACCCTGGTCTGGTGGCTCGTCCTCGGTATCCTCGCTGGTGTCGTCGCCGTTGTCTACGTGACGAGTGTCTCATCCTTCCACTCAATCATCGAACGTACCAACTCCAGCTATGATTTCGTAATCG tGGGTGCCGGGACAGCAGGGTCGGTGCTAGCCAGCCGCCTGACAGAGGACAGCAATGTTAAGGTTTTACTTTTGGAGGCTGGAGGAGAGGAGACACGTGACCCAAATCTGCACGTGCCGCTACTGTCTTCTTTACAGAAGAACCCGGATTTTGAGTGGATGTATTACACAGTGCCACAGAAATATGTTGCTATGGGGATGAATGACAGG ACTCTTCGTATCCAGCGAGGACGGGCTTTAGGCGGAACCAGCATCCTGAACAACATGTTATACCTCCGAGGTGGAAGGCGGAGATATGAGGAATGGGAGAATGACGGGTGTAAAGGTTGGGGTTTCAAGGAGGTCATTCCATACTTCCTCAAGTCGGAAGACAACGAGGCAGAACAATTCAAGCCTTCTG CCTACCACGCCGCCAGAGGTCCTTTAATGGTAACCCCCGTATCCAGTCCACATCCAACATTGGATGATGCATTTCGACAGGCTGCCAATCAACTCGGTTACAAAGATATGGACTGCAACGGCAAAGAATCTATAG GTTATTGTCAAGTGCAGGCAACCACCAAAAAAGGTGTACGGATGAGTACCTCTAACGCTTTCCTCAGACCCGCACTTTCAAGGCCGAACCTTCATGTCGCCCCCTTCGCTCACGTTACAAAA GTGTTGATATCGAATGGGAAGGCTGTAGGCGTGGAATTTCTGAGGAATGGCCGGAGAGAAATAGCTGGAGCTACACAGGAAGTCATCCTCTCTGCCGGACCAGTGGCCACGCCCCAGATTCTAATTCTCTCCGGCGTTGGGCCCGAGGACATGCTTTCTGACCTAAAG GTGACGCCTCAATCGGTGCTTCCTGTCGGAGAAAATCTTTACGACGGCTTGATGGTTCCTTTTCGGGTATACATTAACGAAAGCTATACAATAACGCCAGCCCGATCTACGAGTGTGATCAGTCGAATGAAGTACAAAGTGTCCGGTGCTG GTTATTTACCCATGCCCTCTGGAATATTTGGACATGTTCTTGCATCCACCGAAGAAGGAGGTGAACTACCCGATATAGCTATATCCGGAATGGCAACACTCCCGGAGGCCTGGGAAGGTTTAGATTGGAACCTAAAAGAAAGT ATCCTGAATGACTTGTCGGAGAACAAGGACAACTACCAGGAGGGAATAATGCTGATGGTACAATTACTGACTCCGGCAAGTATCGGGAGGATAACGCTTAAAAGTACCAACCCGTTCGAACATCCAACCATTGACCCTCATTATCTCGAGGACCCGGCAGACATGAAAGCTTTAGTAAAAG GAATGAAGCTTGCTTTCAAATTATCAAGAACTAAAGCGTTTAAGAGACTGGAGCCTAAGCTCCCCAAGAGAGTTTTAACTAAATGTGCTAAACATAAAAGTTACACAGACCAGTATTACGAGTGTCTCATTCGTTACCTGGCGATATCCTCAGAAACCGTTGGGGGCACGTGTAAAATGGGGGATATTTCGGATAACTCTACGGTGGTAGACCCACAATTGAG GGTAAAAGGCGTTAACCAACTACGAGTCGTCGATGCCTCCATACTTCCGACACCTCTCTCAGGGGCAACGTATGCACCTGTTGTCATGGTAGCAGAAAAAGCAGCGGATATCATCAAAAAGACATATCAGAAACGGCATAAGCGCCGGCCTAGCTGA
- the LOC138324275 gene encoding glucose dehydrogenase [FAD, quinone]-like isoform X3 produces the protein MDERRTLVWWLVLGILAGVVAVVYVTSVSSFHSIIERTNSSYDFVIVGAGTAGSVLASRLTEDSNVKVLLLEAGGEETRDPNLHVPLLSSLQKNPDFEWMYYTVPQKYVAMGMNDRTLRIQRGRALGGTSILNNMLYLRGGRRRYEEWENDGCKGWGFKEVIPYFLKSEDNEAEQFKPSAYHAARGPLMVTPVSSPHPTLDDAFRQAANQLGYKDMDCNGKESIGYCQVQATTKKGVRMSTSNAFLRPALSRPNLHVAPFAHVTKVLISNGKAVGVEFLRNGRREIAGATQEVILSAGPVATPQILILSGVGPEDMLSDLKVTPQSVLPVGENLYDGLMVPFRVYINESYTITPARSTSVISRMKYKVSGAGYLPMPSGIFGHVLASTEEGGELPDIAISGMATLPEAWEGLDWNLKESILNDLSENKDNYQEGIMLMVQLLTPASIGRITLKSTNPFEHPTIDPHYLEDPADMKALVKGMKLAFKLSRTKAFKRLEPKLPKRVLTKCAKHKSYTDQYYECLIRYLAISSETVGGTCKMGDISDNSTVVDPQLRVKGVNQLRVVDASILPTPLSGATYAPVVMVAEKAADIIKKTYQKRHKRRPS, from the exons GAGGACCCTGGTCTGGTGGCTCGTCCTCGGTATCCTCGCTGGTGTCGTCGCCGTTGTCTACGTGACGAGTGTCTCATCCTTCCACTCAATCATCGAACGTACCAACTCCAGCTATGATTTCGTAATCG tGGGTGCCGGGACAGCAGGGTCGGTGCTAGCCAGCCGCCTGACAGAGGACAGCAATGTTAAGGTTTTACTTTTGGAGGCTGGAGGAGAGGAGACACGTGACCCAAATCTGCACGTGCCGCTACTGTCTTCTTTACAGAAGAACCCGGATTTTGAGTGGATGTATTACACAGTGCCACAGAAATATGTTGCTATGGGGATGAATGACAGG ACTCTTCGTATCCAGCGAGGACGGGCTTTAGGCGGAACCAGCATCCTGAACAACATGTTATACCTCCGAGGTGGAAGGCGGAGATATGAGGAATGGGAGAATGACGGGTGTAAAGGTTGGGGTTTCAAGGAGGTCATTCCATACTTCCTCAAGTCGGAAGACAACGAGGCAGAACAATTCAAGCCTTCTG CCTACCACGCCGCCAGAGGTCCTTTAATGGTAACCCCCGTATCCAGTCCACATCCAACATTGGATGATGCATTTCGACAGGCTGCCAATCAACTCGGTTACAAAGATATGGACTGCAACGGCAAAGAATCTATAG GTTATTGTCAAGTGCAGGCAACCACCAAAAAAGGTGTACGGATGAGTACCTCTAACGCTTTCCTCAGACCCGCACTTTCAAGGCCGAACCTTCATGTCGCCCCCTTCGCTCACGTTACAAAA GTGTTGATATCGAATGGGAAGGCTGTAGGCGTGGAATTTCTGAGGAATGGCCGGAGAGAAATAGCTGGAGCTACACAGGAAGTCATCCTCTCTGCCGGACCAGTGGCCACGCCCCAGATTCTAATTCTCTCCGGCGTTGGGCCCGAGGACATGCTTTCTGACCTAAAG GTGACGCCTCAATCGGTGCTTCCTGTCGGAGAAAATCTTTACGACGGCTTGATGGTTCCTTTTCGGGTATACATTAACGAAAGCTATACAATAACGCCAGCCCGATCTACGAGTGTGATCAGTCGAATGAAGTACAAAGTGTCCGGTGCTG GTTATTTACCCATGCCCTCTGGAATATTTGGACATGTTCTTGCATCCACCGAAGAAGGAGGTGAACTACCCGATATAGCTATATCCGGAATGGCAACACTCCCGGAGGCCTGGGAAGGTTTAGATTGGAACCTAAAAGAAAGT ATCCTGAATGACTTGTCGGAGAACAAGGACAACTACCAGGAGGGAATAATGCTGATGGTACAATTACTGACTCCGGCAAGTATCGGGAGGATAACGCTTAAAAGTACCAACCCGTTCGAACATCCAACCATTGACCCTCATTATCTCGAGGACCCGGCAGACATGAAAGCTTTAGTAAAAG GAATGAAGCTTGCTTTCAAATTATCAAGAACTAAAGCGTTTAAGAGACTGGAGCCTAAGCTCCCCAAGAGAGTTTTAACTAAATGTGCTAAACATAAAAGTTACACAGACCAGTATTACGAGTGTCTCATTCGTTACCTGGCGATATCCTCAGAAACCGTTGGGGGCACGTGTAAAATGGGGGATATTTCGGATAACTCTACGGTGGTAGACCCACAATTGAG GGTAAAAGGCGTTAACCAACTACGAGTCGTCGATGCCTCCATACTTCCGACACCTCTCTCAGGGGCAACGTATGCACCTGTTGTCATGGTAGCAGAAAAAGCAGCGGATATCATCAAAAAGACATATCAGAAACGGCATAAGCGCCGGCCTAGCTGA
- the LOC138324275 gene encoding glucose dehydrogenase [FAD, quinone]-like isoform X1 translates to MAYAGQNPSNYRPYLPDQPRRTLVWWLVLGILAGVVAVVYVTSVSSFHSIIERTNSSYDFVIVGAGTAGSVLASRLTEDSNVKVLLLEAGGEETRDPNLHVPLLSSLQKNPDFEWMYYTVPQKYVAMGMNDRTLRIQRGRALGGTSILNNMLYLRGGRRRYEEWENDGCKGWGFKEVIPYFLKSEDNEAEQFKPSAYHAARGPLMVTPVSSPHPTLDDAFRQAANQLGYKDMDCNGKESIGYCQVQATTKKGVRMSTSNAFLRPALSRPNLHVAPFAHVTKVLISNGKAVGVEFLRNGRREIAGATQEVILSAGPVATPQILILSGVGPEDMLSDLKVTPQSVLPVGENLYDGLMVPFRVYINESYTITPARSTSVISRMKYKVSGAGYLPMPSGIFGHVLASTEEGGELPDIAISGMATLPEAWEGLDWNLKESILNDLSENKDNYQEGIMLMVQLLTPASIGRITLKSTNPFEHPTIDPHYLEDPADMKALVKGMKLAFKLSRTKAFKRLEPKLPKRVLTKCAKHKSYTDQYYECLIRYLAISSETVGGTCKMGDISDNSTVVDPQLRVKGVNQLRVVDASILPTPLSGATYAPVVMVAEKAADIIKKTYQKRHKRRPS, encoded by the exons GAGGACCCTGGTCTGGTGGCTCGTCCTCGGTATCCTCGCTGGTGTCGTCGCCGTTGTCTACGTGACGAGTGTCTCATCCTTCCACTCAATCATCGAACGTACCAACTCCAGCTATGATTTCGTAATCG tGGGTGCCGGGACAGCAGGGTCGGTGCTAGCCAGCCGCCTGACAGAGGACAGCAATGTTAAGGTTTTACTTTTGGAGGCTGGAGGAGAGGAGACACGTGACCCAAATCTGCACGTGCCGCTACTGTCTTCTTTACAGAAGAACCCGGATTTTGAGTGGATGTATTACACAGTGCCACAGAAATATGTTGCTATGGGGATGAATGACAGG ACTCTTCGTATCCAGCGAGGACGGGCTTTAGGCGGAACCAGCATCCTGAACAACATGTTATACCTCCGAGGTGGAAGGCGGAGATATGAGGAATGGGAGAATGACGGGTGTAAAGGTTGGGGTTTCAAGGAGGTCATTCCATACTTCCTCAAGTCGGAAGACAACGAGGCAGAACAATTCAAGCCTTCTG CCTACCACGCCGCCAGAGGTCCTTTAATGGTAACCCCCGTATCCAGTCCACATCCAACATTGGATGATGCATTTCGACAGGCTGCCAATCAACTCGGTTACAAAGATATGGACTGCAACGGCAAAGAATCTATAG GTTATTGTCAAGTGCAGGCAACCACCAAAAAAGGTGTACGGATGAGTACCTCTAACGCTTTCCTCAGACCCGCACTTTCAAGGCCGAACCTTCATGTCGCCCCCTTCGCTCACGTTACAAAA GTGTTGATATCGAATGGGAAGGCTGTAGGCGTGGAATTTCTGAGGAATGGCCGGAGAGAAATAGCTGGAGCTACACAGGAAGTCATCCTCTCTGCCGGACCAGTGGCCACGCCCCAGATTCTAATTCTCTCCGGCGTTGGGCCCGAGGACATGCTTTCTGACCTAAAG GTGACGCCTCAATCGGTGCTTCCTGTCGGAGAAAATCTTTACGACGGCTTGATGGTTCCTTTTCGGGTATACATTAACGAAAGCTATACAATAACGCCAGCCCGATCTACGAGTGTGATCAGTCGAATGAAGTACAAAGTGTCCGGTGCTG GTTATTTACCCATGCCCTCTGGAATATTTGGACATGTTCTTGCATCCACCGAAGAAGGAGGTGAACTACCCGATATAGCTATATCCGGAATGGCAACACTCCCGGAGGCCTGGGAAGGTTTAGATTGGAACCTAAAAGAAAGT ATCCTGAATGACTTGTCGGAGAACAAGGACAACTACCAGGAGGGAATAATGCTGATGGTACAATTACTGACTCCGGCAAGTATCGGGAGGATAACGCTTAAAAGTACCAACCCGTTCGAACATCCAACCATTGACCCTCATTATCTCGAGGACCCGGCAGACATGAAAGCTTTAGTAAAAG GAATGAAGCTTGCTTTCAAATTATCAAGAACTAAAGCGTTTAAGAGACTGGAGCCTAAGCTCCCCAAGAGAGTTTTAACTAAATGTGCTAAACATAAAAGTTACACAGACCAGTATTACGAGTGTCTCATTCGTTACCTGGCGATATCCTCAGAAACCGTTGGGGGCACGTGTAAAATGGGGGATATTTCGGATAACTCTACGGTGGTAGACCCACAATTGAG GGTAAAAGGCGTTAACCAACTACGAGTCGTCGATGCCTCCATACTTCCGACACCTCTCTCAGGGGCAACGTATGCACCTGTTGTCATGGTAGCAGAAAAAGCAGCGGATATCATCAAAAAGACATATCAGAAACGGCATAAGCGCCGGCCTAGCTGA